TCCTCACGTTTCCAACTGCCTAATTTTAGAGATTTCGAAAAATGGGGCAACAGAGTAGCGAATAATCTTGTGTATTATCAAACCAATTATCTTTATATGTCCATTGCTATTTTATTGGTTGTAGCGTAAgtataataatgatatttataaaatatatatataatgaagATTACAAAATTGTTTGATAATGTACATTAATTATTTAGATTGGTACATCCAATGAAGATGATTGTTGGTATATCGGCGCTTATGGCAGTATGGGCTGAATGTACTTATTTGTTTAGTGAAAAAGAATCATTGCTTAAATTCAAAAGAACTTATCCTCAAGTTGCAGTAATTCTTACTATTATTTGTGCAGCTTATGTTCTTTATACTATAAACTCAGTCCTTCTTGTATTATTTGGTATTTTACTCTCATTTTGTGGTAAGTTTTTTTCTATATAAAGAACAGTACCAAGAAAGGTACTTTTCCATTATGGAGCTCTGAAATCAGTTATAAAAATCCAAAAATGATTGATTGATctgtattaatatattattaatattttagtgACCTTTATACATGCATCTTTGAGATTAAGGAATGTGAAGAACAAATTTGTTAACAAGATTGAGGGTATGGGACTCAAGCGTACACCAATGGGAGTTGTCTTAA
The Bombus vancouverensis nearcticus chromosome 6, iyBomVanc1_principal, whole genome shotgun sequence DNA segment above includes these coding regions:
- the Jwa gene encoding PRA1 family protein Jwa; this translates as MDKTVTIGDGWELPPLRSLYDFLLESSRFQLPNFRDFEKWGNRVANNLVYYQTNYLYMSIAILLVVALVHPMKMIVGISALMAVWAECTYLFSEKESLLKFKRTYPQVAVILTIICAAYVLYTINSVLLVLFGILLSFCVTFIHASLRLRNVKNKFVNKIEGMGLKRTPMGVVLNCFEHETGITLRTQTTCTHSVH